One stretch of Armigeres subalbatus isolate Guangzhou_Male chromosome 2, GZ_Asu_2, whole genome shotgun sequence DNA includes these proteins:
- the LOC134216271 gene encoding LOW QUALITY PROTEIN: facilitated trehalose transporter Tret1-like (The sequence of the model RefSeq protein was modified relative to this genomic sequence to represent the inferred CDS: deleted 1 base in 1 codon) has product MGEKIEPSNGVFNQVFSVCTINLIHFAHGATLGWLSPFLPLLQSDDSPLDTGPVTVEQASWIGSILCLGALVGAIIYGSLTSRLGVKRCISCIIFPNMSFWMIVYFGTSVYHLYIARFLAGVTGGGVIVTFPLFIADISDSRIRGMLGSCWALSRNLGILVMYIIGDILSYRTVPTVMMVVPLLFGILMYSIPETPQSLLKKRKIIEAEKSLQFFRGVTSKTRNTEYKFQHNFEELQNFILTSKTEHTKLQLSDFVSPQARKGLFIGIFLLFLNQFCGVFAILTYAVSIFQESGSNMSPGASAIIIAAIQIVGTVASFIFIDLTGRKVLLLISTFGTGLGVSCLGTFSWLKERQFDLSGYGWIPIVSLSVMVFLFCVGLCNIPFFIIPEILPTKICNVGNTISMILTTVFAFVVLKILPILLKEIKLYGATALFACTCFVGVIVIAAIVPETKGKNLVTTVDI; this is encoded by the exons ATGGGTGAAAAAATCGAGCCTTCAAATGGTGTATTCAATCAAGTGTTTTCGGTTTGCACTA TAAATCTGATACATTTCGCACATGGCGCTACACTGGGATGGTTGTCACCGTTTCTGCCCTTACTTCAATCAGATGATTCACCGTTGGACACCGGACCAGTAACAGTTGAGCAAGCTTCATGGATCGGGTCGATTCTTTGCTTGGGAGCTCTGGTCGGGGCCATTATTTACGGTAGTCTTACAAGCAGACTTGGTGTGAAACGATGCATCTCGTGCATAATATTTCCAAACATG AGCTTCTGGATGATTGTATATTTCGGAACATCAGTTTATCATCTGTACATTGCACGGTTTTTAGCCGGCGTAACTGGAGGAGGCGTCATCGTAACATTTCCTCTTTTCATAGCAGATATTTCCGATAGCAG AATTCGTGGAATGCTTGGCTCATGTTGGGCCTTGTCCAGAAATTTAGGAATCCTAGTAATGTATATAATTGGAGATATTCTGTCGTATCGAACCGTGCCTACTGTCATGATGGTTGTGCCTCTCCTATTTGGAATTCTCATGTATTCAATACCGGAAACCCCGCAATCATTGCTTAAAAAGCGAAAGATTATAGAAGCTGAAAAATCTCTCCAGTTCTTTAGAGGAGTCACGTCTAAAACAAGAAATACAGAA TACAAGTTTCAACACAATTTCGAAGAGTTGCAGAATTTTATTCTCACCAGTAAAACTGAACATACTAAACTTCAGCTAAGTGACTTCG tatCACCACAAGCGAGAAAAGGATTATTCATTGGAATATTTCTACTGTTTTTAAACCAATTTTGTGGCGTTTTCGCAATTCTCACCTATGCAGTGTCAATCTTTCAGGAATCGGGCTCCAACATGAGTCCCGGAGCATCAGCCATAATCATTGCAGCGATTCAGATAGTTGGAACGGTTGcttcatttattttcattgatttaacTGGACGAAAAGTTCTGCTATTGATTTCTACTTTCGGCACGGGTTTGGGAGTTAGCTGCCTCGGAACGTTTTCATGGTTGAAGGAGCGACAATTCGATTTATCTGGATATGGTTGGATTCCTATTGTTAGCTTGTCAGTTATGGTATTTCTCTTCTGCGTTGGATTATGCAATATTCCATTCTTCATAATACCCGAAATCCTTCCCACAAAG ATATGTAACGTGGGGAACACAATTAGCATGATTTTGACCACCGTATTTGCGTTTGTGGTTCTCAAG ATTTTGCCAATTTTACTGAAGGAGATCAAGCTTTACGGTGCAACTGCCTTATTTGCTTGTACTTGCTTTGTTGGTGTTATTGTTATCGCTGCAATCGTTCCAGAAACAAAAGGAAAAAATCTCGTGACAACTGTTGACATTTAA
- the LOC134216275 gene encoding facilitated trehalose transporter Tret1-like codes for MGEKIEHSNGVFNQVFSVCTINLIHFAHGATLGWLSPFLPLLLSENSPLDTGPVTVKQASWIGAILCLGALIGAIIYGSLTNRLGVKRCISCIIFPNMSFWLFVYFGTSVYHLYIARFLAGVTGGGVIVTFPLFIADISNSRIRGILGSCLALSGNLGILVMYIIGDILSYKTVPLVMMTAPLLFGILMYFIPETPQSLLKKRKIKEAEKSLQFFKGFTVKTKNTAEFQRNFEELQNFVSNSKFEHTKLQLSDFASPQAKKGIFIGVFLMFLNQFCGVLAILTYAVSIFQESGSNISPGVSAIIIAAIQIVGTVASFIFVDLTGRKVLLLISTLGTGLGVSCLGTFSWMKEQQFDLSGYGWIPIVSLSVMVFLFCVGLCNIPFFIIPEILPTKIRNVGNTISMISITIFAFVVLKILPVLLEEIKLYGVTALFACTCFIGAVVIAIVVPETKGKNLVAPVNV; via the exons ATGGGTGAAAAAATCGAGCATTCAAATGGTGTATTCAATCAAGTGTTTTCGGTTTGCACTA TAAATCTGATACATTTCGCACATGGCGCTACACTGGGTTGGTTGTCACCGTTTCTGCCCTTACTTCTGTCAGAAAATTCACCGTTGGATACAGGACCAGTAACGGTGAAACAAGCCTCATGGATTGGGGCGATTCTTTGCTTGGGTGCTCTGATCGGGGCCATCATTTACGGGAGTCTTACAAACAGACTCGGTGTGAAGCGATGCATTTCGTGCATAATATTTCCAAACATG AGTTTCTGGCTGTTTGTGTATTTCGGAACATCGGTTTATCATCTGTACATTGCACGGTTTTTGGCCGGGGTAACTGGAGGAGGCGTCATCGTAACATTTCCTCTTTTCATAGCAGATATTTCCAATAGCAG AATTCGTGGTATACTTGGCTCATGTCTAGCTCTTTCCGGGAATTTGGGAATCCTAGTAATGTATATAATTGGAGATATTCTTTCGTACAAAACTGTGCCTCTTGTTATGATGACTGCGCCTCTTCTATTTGGGATTCTCATGTATTTTATACCAGAAACCCCACAATCATTGCTTAAAAAGCGAAAGATTAAAGAAGCTGAAAAATCTCTCCAGTTCTTCAAAGGATTCAcagttaaaacaaaaaatacagCCGAGTTCCAACGCAATTTTGAAGAACTGCAGAACTTCGTTTCAAATAGTAAATTTGAACATACCAAACTTCAATTAAGTGACTTCG CATCACCGCAAGCGAAAAAAGGAATATTCATAGGAGTTTTTCTAAtgtttttaaatcaattttgtgGCGTTCTTGCGATTCTCACCTATGCAGTGTCAATTTTCCAGGAGTCAGGATCGAACATAAGTCCCGGTGTATCAGCCATAATTATTGCAGCGATTCAGATAGTTGGAACGGTCGCTTCTTTTATTTTCGTTGATTTAACTGGGCGAAAAGTGCTGCTATTGATTTCTACTTTGGGTACGGGTTTGGGAGTTAGCTGTCTCGGAACGTTTTCATGGATGAAGGAGCAACAATTCGATTTATCGGGATATGGTTGGATTCCGATTGTTAGCTTGTCAGTTATGGTATTTCTCTTCTGTGTCGGATTGTGCAATATTCCATTTTTCATAATACCCGAAATCCTTCCCACAAAG atacGCAACGTGGGAAATACAATCAGCATGATCTCGATCACCATATTTGCTTTTGTTGTTCTCAAG atACTGCCAGTTTTGCTTGAGGAGATTAAGCTTTACGGCGTGACCGCATTATTTGCATGTACCTGCTTCATAGGCGCTGTTGTAATAGCCATTGTCGTCCCAGAAACTAAGGGGAAAAATCTCGTGGCTCCCGTGAACGTTTAA